The window CCCGGGAGCCCGGACGCGGCAGACGGTGCGTCCTCAGCGGGCAGGATGCCATGTGGATGCGGGCTGGGTCCTGCAGGATGCAGGttaccgccgccgcctccgagCCGCCGATCAGCACCGCGCCAGGCCGGGCGGGGAGCCCCGGGCGGCCGGCAGAGGCGATGAGGCTCCCCGCTGTCCGCTCCATCCTCCCGGAGCCCCGAGCGGCCGGCgagccgctcctctcctcgcctgGCCGCCGGGTCCCCGGGCCCCAGCCGGCTGTCTGCCCGCCGGTTCAGCATCTGGACCCGGACCAGGTCGGACTGACAGGGACGCGCAGAGACGGAAGCCGcggagtttatttttttttttttaggggaaAAATAGGAAAATATCCCGAATAGGGTTTATTTTCCACCGTGCGTGTGCCTGTGCGTTAGGTCCACCGGCTTCGGTGGCCGTGCTTGCCGCTGTCTCTGGTTTCATCCTCCGCCTTTGTCCTCATGTTTTCCCCCGGAGTTCCTCCCCCTGCGGCGCTGGGCGGAGTTTCATACCGGACTAGACGCTCCTTTTGTCGGATTCGTTTCGACCTGGCTCCCCGGGGTTTGCggctgaaaaaaacacactttgaaagTCCCGAAATCAGCCGAACGGCCTAAGTGGTGTGCATTAAGGACCCGGGGTTCTGTCTACAGCGGCAGGTAAGCATTGCGCTGTGAATTTCAAGcatatttttgagtttttctggACGTCTGTCCCCGAGTCTCCCGAACATTCATGGCGGCTTTGCAGTGAAGGCTTCTGGGGCAGCAGCCACTCATCCCGCCCGCTCGGCTCCCAAACCACCCGTTTTAGCCGTGTTCCCGCTACACTGCTCGGTAAATTctcacatttttacattttaatgacattgcatttaaaaaaagagacacatatgcacacagttttgtttatttttattttttttaatcatttaagcAGATTCTTCTCAATAATGCGATTTTCCGCTCCACGTGCGGAAACCGAGCGGATGCTCGCGGATCCAACGTCTCCCGGACGAATCCCGTGTTTTTTCGGTGGGGATCGTTTCGCAGTTTTTCCACGTTTTAGCCAAACAAGGTTCTCTCCCGCTGCCTCGGGTCGCTGTGCGTGCCAGCGGAAGCTACGTGCTGACTCCTGCCGGAGGACGGGCGCCATTACCGGGGCAGCTGGAGCCTGGCGGCCCGCTGGCGTCAGGCAGCTTCGACCTCGGTGACTTTCCCGCTGCCGCACTCCGCTCCTGCAGATCCGGAGAGATCCGGTTCCCGGGGCTCGAGGGCCCGACAGCCGGGCTGCAACGTGGAAACCCACCATGCATGCAAAAATAAGATTAAGCTTGAGTTTGTATCCGAAGCCAAAATCCGGATTGTGGTTCGGTCCGCGCTGCTCTCTGCCGCCCTCCGTGTCTCACTGTGGGAAGGAAACAAGCTGCTAACTCCCCAGAGTTACATTGAAGGGGTTTGTATTCTCACAAACTGTTAGGTTAAAGAGGAGACAgtgacaaaaagcagaaaaacctcCTGGAAGTTGTGAGTTTCAGTAGAGACAGATGGATCAAGAAGTTTTCTCAATGACATTTGGTAGACCTGACCTGTACCCCAGGGGTCAAACTCTGAGCCCGATCCTTTTAATGCCTCCTGATGAGCGCAAACAGTTATTCTTCCCTGACCTTGTGGGCCTAACACCAAGAACAGCACAGCTGGGGAAAGGTGACCTCCAGCCCTGCTGAGACGGTCCGGTCAGCCGGGGGTCAGAGGAGTGAACGGTCCAAACTGCCACTCAGCGTCCACTGACTGTTTCAGAGCacgtcacctccatcaccccttATCATAACTTTTTGTCTGAGTTAACTACTTTCTCCTGCCACTGATCAGGTAATAAAACTTTAGAAGTTAAATGTTCTGCAGGATCCAGTGAGAAGTCCTTGAGTTTGGATCTTTttaaaagctgctgtttgtttacagtgatTCTGTAGCTCACATCTCCATCTGTATGATGgggaaaagtaaaaaatatatgtattttcaatattttaccaGTGCTCGTAATAAGCACAAGGGGTGCAGAATGTTTACCATGTTGGCACGAAACcaaaaattattacatttagtTCTGTTATTGATGTCTCTCATTAATATTTCTGTTAGTTGAAATTAActttatatttcattatttagtgtgtttatttcttaaTCTCACTTTTATTAACTGAGTTAATTCTCGAAGGTATCTCATAttataacatttatttttgcaaGGAAAGTGACGACATCCAAAGTGAAACTCCTCACCTCACTGATGTGGTTAACCCTGACTGGTCAGTCAGATGACAGGGGGCGAGTGGCGTCCTAACAGAACCTAAGTGTTTGTTGTTTGCCGGCAGGAGCAAGCCGGCGGAGTCTCCTCCGTCAGTGGCTGCACGATgaacggcagcagcagcgtctccgtTGCTCAGAGCGGCAGGGTCAAGGCTGAAGCAGGTAACCTCCCGGGCTCCTCAGCTccttcagttgtgtgtgtgtcccggaCTCGTGAGTTTGTCTTAGGCTTTGGTGGATCTGTCCTGAAGTCTTCCGTCTCCGCTGTCTCTGCTAGATGACTGGACGAAGGAGgactgtctgactctgctggaGAGGATTCGCAGTCTGCTGCCAGACGGAGACGCTATGAAGTACAAAACCACCGAGTCCCACTTCGACTGGGACAAAGTCTGCTTCGGCGGCTTCACCGGGGATATGTGCCGGCAGAAGTGGCAGAAAGTCTCAACGGAGGTACGTCCGGAGATCCACACTGAGATCCCAATGTCTCATGGTTATGAAAAAGTTTTGGGCTCATGAAGAACTTTGAAACTGTTCTTAGAGATCCAGCTTTGTGTCTCCTTCTGTTTCAGGTTCGAAAGTATCGAACAATGACAGAGCTCATCGTTGATGCCattgagtttgtgaaaaacCCATACAAAGGCAAGAAGCTAAAGGTGAGGCTCCTGACCCAGATGTGAATTTGTAGAACTGGAACTGGAAGTGTCTTACTTACACTTTTCTCTTCTTTAGACTCACCCGGATTTCCCCAAGAAGCCCCTGACTCCCTATTTTCGTTTCTTCATGGAGAAACGAGCCAAATACGCTAAAATCCATCCAGAGATGAGCAATCTGGACCTGACCAAGATACTGTCTAAGAAGTACAAGGAGCTGCCTGATAAGAAAAAGGTGAGCGTCACTGGTGGGACTGAAGTACCGATTGTTCCAGAGACTCTAGAGACTGTCTGAATCTAGTGGACATGCCAGACAGAACACTCACAAGACGTCTTGTGTGGTTTGTTCTCCTCCAGCAAAAGTACATTACAGAGTTCCAACGGGAGAAAGAAGACTTTGAGAAGAACATGGCTCGATTCAGgtgagtcaacctggttcaagCAGTGCTATCAGCTGTGAcctgctgcagtgttgttgtgttagCATGTTTAACATAATATGACCTGCCCACAGGGAAGACCATCCGGAGCTCATCGAGGAGCGGAAGAAGTCGGATTTGCCAGAGAAGCCTAAAACCCCTCAACAGCTGTGGTACAACCATGAGAAAAAGACGTATCTGAAGCTACATCCAGAGGTACGCGACACGTTGATGCTCACTGGACACAAATGAATAGCATTAATGCTGGTTAAAGATACACCTGATACAATGTCATGTCACACTGAAGGCATGTCATATACACCCCAGATGTCTGCACGTGGTACTTGGTATATGCTACATACATGCAAACAGGAGACAGTGACggctgtttgtgtctttcaggtgagtcagaaggagctgaaggaggctCTGAGGAGGCAGTGGTCCCAACTGTCAGACAAGAGGAGGCTCAAGTGGATCAGCAAGGCTCTGGAGCTGCAAAAAGACTACGAGGTGAGGAGCTGAATACCAGTGAACCCAACAGAACTAGACCAGGAAAAGCCAGACCGCTTCTGGTTGGTTGGGCCTGGAGTGGACCGCAGTCCGAGCGTTTAACAGCTggaaggtgtgtgtttcaggacagCATGAGAGCGTACCACGAAGCGCATCCCGACGCGAACTCAGACGACCACGTCCGCTCCGTCCTCACCAAAGCTGAGCGACAGCTGAAGGACAAGTTCGACGGAAGGCCCACCAAACCACCGCCGTGAGTCCGAGCCGATCGGCCGACCAGCACACGGTCCAGAAATCATTTGGATGATACTTCAGTCTGGGTTTTTTGAGAAAAATAAgtgataaaacacaaaatactgaaACCTCTCAATCAGATGAATGAGCCTGAAAGTGACATTTATATTACGGTAACTCAAataactgaagtgtgtgttttcagtaacGGCTACTCGCTGTACTGCGCCGAGCTGATGGTGAACATGAAGGACGTGCCCAGCACGGAGCGGATGGTGCTCTGCAGCAAGCAGTGGAAGATGATGACGCAGAAGGAGAAGGACATGTTCCAGAAGCGCTGCGAGCAGGTTGGTGTCAACAACCCGACTCGCCTGCAGCCGCGCTTCACCCCCGGGTTCTAACTTCTGCGTCTCCCTCAGAAAAAGAAGCAGTACGACGCCGACCTGCAGAGATTTCTAGAGGTGAGACTGGCTTAAACCTGAGGCTTTTTTTTGGGTGCTGCACAGTAACAAGAATATAAACATGAAATCCCCTGTGCGTCTTTTCAAGAGTCTTCCAGAAGAGGAACGTGACCGAGTCCTGACAGAGGAAAAACTGGGTGGAGCCAAAGGTGGAGTGGGCGTGGGCTCCAGCCCTCACAGAGCCAAGTCTCCCTCAGTGAAggtctgcttcttctgcttcttcctcttctccttccttcGCTGGGAACTTGCGAGAGCCTTCATTTGTCTGACTTTCAGGAGCGGTGTCGTGAGGTGGAGCCAGAGCCGTGGGTCACCGCCGTCCTGCCCAAAGAACGACGGGACGGGAAGAAGTCGGCGAAGCTCCCGGAGACTCCGAAAACCGCAGAGGAGATGTGGCAGCACAGCGTGACCGGAGACTACCTGGCTAAATACAGAGTGAGCTGAAGTCGGAGTGCTGGAGACGGGAATCCTGCCCCACGCCGGATCTGCTTGACGGTTtctggtcatgtgacccgcAGAGCGACCGCAGGAAAGCCCAGGCAGCGATGGAGGCGGCTTGGAAGTCaatggagaagaaagaaaagattcCTTGGATCAAGAAAGCAGCGGAGGACCAGAAACGTTACGAGGTGGATGAATTATACATAAAACCGACCACTGAGGTCTTTGCCTTGATTGGAAGATTTGGAAAAAAGGTGACTTGTCAGCACGTTCTCATGAGCTGCGTGTTGTTCTGCGttgtcctgcagagggagctgttGGAGATGAGGACTCCAACGACGGGTCAAAGGAAACCCAAGTTTGACGGGGAACCAAAGAAACCTCCAGTGTGAGCCAGACTGTTCGGGTCTCCGTCCCGGTGGGGCCGGCGTTCCCGCTCTGTGGATGTAACGCTCGCTTTGTCCGACAGGAGCGGCTACCAGATGTTCtcccaggagctgctgaccaACGGCGAGCTCAACCACTTCAGCCTGAAGGAGCGGATGGTGGAGATCGGCAAGCGCTGGCAGAAGCTGAGCCTCGGCCAGAAGGACAAGTACAagaagctggtggaggagcagcaggtggagtaCAAGGCCGAGCTGGAGGCCTGGGTCAAGGTGAGCTGCTGGCGCCGCGCCGACCAGGAACCCGGAGAACGAGATGCCGTTTCCAGAAAACGCTTCAGACGCAGAAGCTCTGTCTGTTTCAAACTGATTCTGTCTGAGGCTCCGGTTAAATGATAatcactgaaaactcaactttttgaaaatgatgactCCATCGCTATGGATAcgggttttcagtgtttctgccatttccatgtaaactaTCACTGTTGtcaaaacattgtcatgtaaatgcgaaacatttctgagaagaaaacaacaacaaaaaaagcattttctctTAAATCGTGGCGTAAACGAGGCTTAAGTACCTGTTCTGTGTTTCAGTCGCTGACGCCTCAGGATCGGGCCGTCTACAAGGAGTTCTCCACCTCAGTGagttcatacacacacacacacacacacacacacacacacacacacacacacgccccgtCGGCTGCAGTGTGAAGTCGTCCTGCTTCAGTTTACAACACTTTcaattgtttgttttccagaaacGACGCACTACAACTAAAGTTCGCAGCCCCGTAGCAAAGGTCCGTGTGACTGCGAAAGCAAAAGCAGGAAGCTCGCGAATCACGACTCCCACCATCCAGGTGGGCAAGAGGGCGATGGCGTACCGAGCCaaggtaaacacacactctgtgttcACTTTCCATgagtttcagttgttttttgttttcatgtgatcCCATTGCTGCCTGTAAAGTGATGCGTGTTCATCCCTCCGTCTTCCAGCAGGACATGTCGGAttcagatgaggaggaggagaaaagtgaCTCGTCAGACTCGGACGAAGACGACGAGTCGTCGGGAAGCAGCGAGAGCGAGGACGATGAGGTGACGTGACGCCGGATTTCAGCTGAAACCATTTCACTGCCTCAACCCACTAAAATCCGTCCAGAGAAACACTTTCACCTCATTAGATTTCCCCCATCAGATTGCAGTGGATGAAGGATTATGATCTGTCTGGGTGATATTAATCATCCATCAATCGGATCCTTTTATTCAGTAAATTGAATAATCTGACCTGTCAGGAAATTAGATAA of the Salarias fasciatus chromosome 18, fSalaFa1.1, whole genome shotgun sequence genome contains:
- the LOC115405816 gene encoding nucleolar transcription factor 1-A-like isoform X1 is translated as MNGSSSVSVAQSGRVKAEADDWTKEDCLTLLERIRSLLPDGDAMKYKTTESHFDWDKVCFGGFTGDMCRQKWQKVSTEVRKYRTMTELIVDAIEFVKNPYKGKKLKTHPDFPKKPLTPYFRFFMEKRAKYAKIHPEMSNLDLTKILSKKYKELPDKKKQKYITEFQREKEDFEKNMARFREDHPELIEERKKSDLPEKPKTPQQLWYNHEKKTYLKLHPEVSQKELKEALRRQWSQLSDKRRLKWISKALELQKDYEDSMRAYHEAHPDANSDDHVRSVLTKAERQLKDKFDGRPTKPPPNGYSLYCAELMVNMKDVPSTERMVLCSKQWKMMTQKEKDMFQKRCEQKKKQYDADLQRFLESLPEEERDRVLTEEKLGGAKGGVGVGSSPHRAKSPSVKERCREVEPEPWVTAVLPKERRDGKKSAKLPETPKTAEEMWQHSVTGDYLAKYRSDRRKAQAAMEAAWKSMEKKEKIPWIKKAAEDQKRYERELLEMRTPTTGQRKPKFDGEPKKPPVSGYQMFSQELLTNGELNHFSLKERMVEIGKRWQKLSLGQKDKYKKLVEEQQVEYKAELEAWVKSLTPQDRAVYKEFSTSKRRTTTKVRSPVAKVRVTAKAKAGSSRITTPTIQVGKRAMAYRAKQDMSDSDEEEEKSDSSDSDEDDESSGSSESEDDENDDEDDEDEDDEDQTSSEESSDSDSD
- the LOC115405816 gene encoding nucleolar transcription factor 1-A-like isoform X2, translated to MNGSSSVSVAQSGRVKAEADDWTKEDCLTLLERIRSLLPDGDAMKYKTTESHFDWDKVCFGGFTGDMCRQKWQKVSTEVRKYRTMTELIVDAIEFVKNPYKGKKLKTHPDFPKKPLTPYFRFFMEKRAKYAKIHPEMSNLDLTKILSKKYKELPDKKKQKYITEFQREKEDFEKNMARFREDHPELIEERKKSDLPEKPKTPQQLWYNHEKKTYLKLHPEVSQKELKEALRRQWSQLSDKRRLKWISKALELQKDYEDSMRAYHEAHPDANSDDHVRSVLTKAERQLKDKFDGRPTKPPPNGYSLYCAELMVNMKDVPSTERMVLCSKQWKMMTQKEKDMFQKRCEQKKKQYDADLQRFLESLPEEERDRVLTEEKLGGAKGGVGVGSSPHRAKSPSVKERCREVEPEPWVTAVLPKERRDGKKSAKLPETPKTAEEMWQHSVTGDYLAKYRSDRRKAQAAMEAAWKSMEKKEKIPWIKKAAEDQKRYERELLEMRTPTTGQRKPKFDGEPKKPPVSGYQMFSQELLTNGELNHFSLKERMVEIGKRWQKLSLGQKDKYKKLVEEQQVEYKAELEAWVKSLTPQDRAVYKEFSTSKRRTTTKVRSPVAKVRVTAKAKAGSSRITTPTIQVGKRAMAYRAKDMSDSDEEEEKSDSSDSDEDDESSGSSESEDDENDDEDDEDEDDEDQTSSEESSDSDSD